A genomic segment from Desulfonatronum lacustre DSM 10312 encodes:
- a CDS encoding AAA family ATPase: MNYFELLGLTREPFSNSPDPVFFFESQNHAKSLHRLEIAVRLRRGLNVCLGPIGSGKSTLCRTLIQGMANDSAIVPHLILDPTFSTARELLVTLHTRFLRVSPSPEATHREMMEALQQHLFQEAQESRRILVLIIDEGQKLAPSCLEVIRELLNYETNDAKLLQVIIFAQEEFDVVLAEMPNFQDRINEFCRLTPLNFRDTRALIRHRLSLAGTSRELFTWPAYWALYRASRGTPRKIMHLGHKALMTLIVTNKSKVNRNVVLACARPLGWDEDRRPGLLLFVAVMLIAMLTLVPRGLQEIPALDPAAPESKEAVSPAEIREPVSHAFLTAPARTDAIPPSVGTNNQDTDETETDEMDTDETETVSLAPVETPSEQIIASGEHDSIKPGQMFSGSRFYVQAGAFLRHDAAESAVLAMRARHKTAGTLSVTYNGRQWNIVYIDHFDTLDQAIRKAEALRENEGLEVVVVEAEGMRYRPAWK; this comes from the coding sequence GGGGTTGACCAGGGAGCCGTTTTCCAACTCTCCGGACCCGGTTTTTTTCTTCGAATCCCAAAACCACGCCAAGTCTTTGCATCGGCTGGAAATCGCCGTTCGTCTGCGCCGCGGCCTGAATGTCTGCCTGGGGCCGATCGGTTCGGGCAAGAGCACGCTCTGCCGCACCCTGATCCAGGGCATGGCCAACGACTCGGCCATTGTTCCGCACCTCATCCTCGACCCCACGTTTTCCACGGCCAGAGAACTGCTCGTCACCCTGCACACCCGCTTTTTGCGCGTCTCTCCCTCGCCGGAAGCCACGCACCGGGAAATGATGGAGGCCTTGCAGCAGCATCTTTTTCAGGAAGCCCAGGAGAGCCGGAGAATTCTGGTGCTGATCATCGATGAGGGCCAGAAGCTCGCCCCTTCCTGTCTGGAAGTAATCAGGGAACTGCTGAATTACGAGACCAACGACGCGAAGCTCCTGCAGGTGATCATCTTCGCCCAGGAAGAATTCGACGTGGTTCTGGCCGAAATGCCCAACTTTCAGGACAGAATCAACGAGTTTTGCCGACTGACGCCCTTGAACTTCCGGGACACCAGGGCACTGATTCGTCATCGGCTCAGCCTTGCCGGCACTTCCAGGGAGCTATTCACCTGGCCGGCGTACTGGGCCTTGTACCGAGCGTCTCGAGGCACCCCGCGAAAAATCATGCATCTCGGGCACAAGGCCTTGATGACCTTGATCGTCACCAACAAGTCCAAGGTGAATCGAAACGTCGTGCTGGCCTGCGCCCGGCCCCTGGGCTGGGATGAGGACCGCCGCCCGGGCCTGTTGCTTTTCGTCGCGGTCATGCTGATTGCAATGCTGACTCTTGTTCCTCGGGGCTTGCAGGAAATCCCGGCACTTGATCCCGCCGCCCCTGAAAGCAAGGAGGCCGTTTCGCCAGCGGAAATCAGGGAACCCGTCAGTCATGCATTCCTGACGGCTCCGGCTCGTACCGACGCCATCCCTCCTTCCGTGGGCACGAACAACCAGGATACGGACGAAACGGAAACGGACGAAATGGATACGGACGAAACGGAAACCGTCTCCCTCGCGCCTGTAGAGACACCTTCGGAGCAGATCATCGCATCAGGAGAGCACGACTCCATCAAACCGGGCCAAATGTTTTCCGGTTCGCGCTTCTACGTGCAGGCTGGAGCTTTTCTTCGACATGACGCCGCCGAGAGTGCGGTGCTCGCCATGCGCGCCCGGCACAAGACCGCCGGCACGTTGAGCGTGACCTACAATGGACGGCAGTGGAACATCGTGTATATCGACCATTTCGACACCTTGGACCAGGCCATCCGGAAAGCAGAGGCGCTCCGCGAAAACGAAGGCCTGGAGGTCGTGGTCGTTGAAGCCGAGGGAATGCGCTATCGGCCTGCCTGGAAGTAA